In Salinigranum marinum, one DNA window encodes the following:
- a CDS encoding alpha/beta hydrolase, which produces MNTEDAFDGHGGQSPKWAGAPRRVADAAVVALHGRGSTAEGILRLADEFHEHGVAYVAPQARRNSWYPHSFLAPVGRNEPALSSALAAVDSAVAEVTEGGIPHERIVLLGFSQGACLAAEYVARNPRRYGGLVVLSGGLVGPEGTTFGHEGDLRGTPVFLGCSDVDPHVPVGRVHESRALFERLGGDVTERIYEGMAHRVNDDEMALVRDLLAGLRRDERTDADASDTGRGAE; this is translated from the coding sequence GTGAACACCGAAGACGCGTTCGACGGGCACGGGGGACAGTCGCCGAAGTGGGCCGGCGCACCGCGTCGGGTCGCCGACGCGGCGGTCGTCGCCCTGCACGGTCGCGGCTCGACAGCTGAGGGCATCCTGCGACTCGCCGACGAGTTCCACGAACACGGTGTCGCCTACGTCGCCCCCCAGGCACGACGGAACAGCTGGTATCCCCACTCGTTTCTCGCGCCCGTCGGGCGGAACGAACCGGCGCTGTCGTCCGCGCTCGCCGCGGTCGACTCGGCCGTCGCGGAGGTGACCGAGGGCGGGATCCCGCACGAACGGATCGTCCTCCTCGGCTTCTCGCAGGGGGCCTGTCTGGCCGCGGAGTACGTCGCACGGAACCCGCGACGCTACGGCGGTCTCGTCGTCCTGAGCGGCGGCCTCGTCGGCCCCGAGGGAACGACGTTCGGCCACGAAGGCGACCTCCGGGGGACGCCCGTGTTTCTCGGCTGTAGCGACGTCGACCCGCACGTTCCGGTCGGGCGCGTCCACGAGTCACGCGCGCTGTTCGAACGCCTCGGTGGCGACGTGACCGAGCGGATCTACGAGGGGATGGCCCACAGGGTGAACGACGACGAGATGGCGCTCGTCCGCGACCTCCTCGCGGGGCTGCGGAGAGACGAACGGACGGACGCCGACGCGTCGGATACGGGGAGGGGCGCAGAGTGA
- a CDS encoding lactate utilization protein has protein sequence MSQQKSDYADDAAIDETLDDLPTDAELDETVENLEANGFEVQVVDTAAEALDAVQGQIPGDASVMDGHSTTLEEIGFMEYLMEGDHSWQNLHAEVFEIDDDAERFAARRSAQTADYFVGGINAVARTGELVAADRSGSRIGAYPFAAGNVVIVSGVNKIVDDLDAAFDRLESVAYPLENERAKEAYGVESAVAKQLVFRKELTEGRTTVVLVREKLGY, from the coding sequence ATGTCACAACAGAAATCCGACTACGCTGACGACGCCGCGATCGACGAGACGCTCGACGACCTCCCGACCGACGCGGAACTCGACGAGACCGTCGAGAACCTCGAAGCGAACGGGTTCGAGGTACAGGTGGTCGACACGGCCGCGGAGGCGCTCGACGCGGTACAGGGGCAGATCCCCGGCGACGCCTCGGTCATGGACGGGCACTCGACGACGCTCGAAGAGATCGGCTTCATGGAGTACCTCATGGAGGGCGACCACTCGTGGCAGAACCTCCACGCCGAGGTGTTCGAGATCGACGACGACGCCGAGCGGTTCGCCGCCCGGCGGTCGGCGCAGACGGCCGACTACTTCGTCGGCGGCATCAACGCGGTCGCGCGCACGGGCGAACTCGTCGCGGCCGACCGCTCGGGCAGCCGGATCGGTGCGTACCCGTTCGCCGCGGGGAACGTCGTCATCGTCAGTGGCGTCAACAAGATCGTCGACGACCTCGACGCGGCGTTCGACCGCCTCGAGAGCGTCGCCTACCCGCTGGAGAACGAGCGGGCGAAAGAGGCCTACGGCGTCGAGAGCGCGGTCGCCAAACAGCTCGTCTTCCGCAAGGAACTCACCGAGGGTCGCACGACGGTCGTCCTCGTCCGCGAGAAGCTGGGTTACTGA
- a CDS encoding RNA-guided endonuclease InsQ/TnpB family protein, which translates to MSRTVRTFEATITNQQQVRDDLDQLGWAASKLWNVGRYYAHEQWDETGEIPDDGELKAELKGHERYTDLHSQSSQRVLEELAEAFNGWFSKRRNGDDRARPPGYRKNGDSHPRSTVSFKAAGFKHDAQFTRVRLSKGRNLKEHRSDFILCEYQTRPDVALTEWDIQQVRAVYKRDKWRLQFVCRTTIDPEPPGDEVAGVDLGICNFAAVSFGGESVLYPGGALKQDEYYFTKKKATCDDSSSREATRLDRKRTGRRTHFLHALSKVIVEECVERGVGALVVGDLGGIREDDENGEPRNWGDHGNLDLHGWAFDRFTTLLDYKAEAEGIDVELVSERDTSKLCSACLVLRSTNGSFRRSHGKIPSR; encoded by the coding sequence ATGAGCCGAACCGTCCGAACCTTCGAGGCTACGATTACGAACCAGCAACAGGTTCGTGACGACCTCGACCAACTCGGATGGGCCGCCTCAAAACTCTGGAACGTCGGTCGCTACTACGCACACGAACAGTGGGACGAGACGGGCGAGATTCCCGATGACGGGGAACTCAAAGCCGAACTCAAAGGCCACGAACGCTATACGGACTTACATTCTCAATCCAGTCAGCGCGTTCTCGAAGAACTCGCTGAAGCGTTTAACGGCTGGTTCAGCAAGCGTCGGAACGGCGACGACCGTGCCCGACCGCCCGGCTACCGCAAAAACGGAGACTCCCACCCACGTTCAACCGTGTCGTTCAAAGCGGCTGGTTTCAAACACGACGCACAGTTCACCCGCGTTCGCCTCTCGAAAGGCCGTAACCTCAAAGAACACCGTTCGGACTTCATCCTGTGCGAGTACCAGACTCGCCCGGATGTTGCCCTGACTGAGTGGGACATTCAACAGGTTCGTGCCGTCTACAAACGCGACAAGTGGCGGCTTCAATTCGTCTGTCGCACCACTATCGACCCGGAACCGCCGGGTGACGAAGTGGCTGGTGTTGACCTCGGAATTTGCAACTTCGCCGCCGTCTCGTTCGGCGGCGAGTCGGTGTTGTATCCCGGCGGCGCACTCAAACAGGACGAATACTACTTCACGAAGAAGAAAGCCACGTGTGACGATTCCTCGTCCCGAGAGGCAACTCGTCTTGACCGCAAGCGAACGGGTCGCCGGACTCACTTCTTGCACGCACTCTCGAAAGTGATTGTGGAGGAGTGTGTCGAACGAGGCGTTGGTGCGCTTGTCGTTGGCGACCTCGGCGGCATTCGAGAGGACGACGAGAACGGCGAACCCCGAAACTGGGGCGACCACGGAAACCTCGACTTGCACGGGTGGGCGTTCGACCGCTTCACGACGCTACTCGACTACAAGGCGGAAGCCGAGGGCATCGACGTGGAGTTGGTGTCGGAACGCGATACGTCGAAGTTGTGTTCAGCATGCCTTGTTTTGCGGTCGACTAACGGCAGCTTCAGACGCTCTCACGGGAAGATTCCGTCACGCTAA
- a CDS encoding VOC family protein, with the protein MSLGPATPGLHHVSVITGTSAATVRFYRDVLGLALVVRTVNYDDPFMHHLYFGAPTGTPGTLLTCFPAERGQRGRVGSPQPTATALSVPQGSLDYWADRLDAHGVGVKRGRRFDAPYLSFDDGDGQPLELIASADDQTTRDGPVPSAYAITGLDGVTLASTSPFQTASVVDALGFDLVAQEGDRVRYRADGPRGTVVDVLDREVPFGREGAGTAHHVAFRFPDEEALAEWHEVLLDDGLEPTYVTDRHYFQSVYVREPGGILVELATDGPGVAVEDESDASGVRLELPPWLADDREMITAQLPPLDGEGG; encoded by the coding sequence GTGAGCCTCGGACCGGCGACGCCCGGCCTGCACCACGTCTCGGTCATCACGGGGACGTCGGCCGCGACGGTCCGTTTTTATCGTGACGTGCTCGGGCTCGCGCTCGTCGTCCGAACCGTGAACTACGACGACCCGTTCATGCACCACCTCTACTTCGGGGCTCCGACCGGGACGCCCGGGACGCTCCTCACCTGCTTTCCCGCCGAGCGCGGCCAGCGAGGCCGCGTCGGCAGTCCACAGCCGACCGCGACAGCGCTGTCGGTTCCCCAGGGAAGTCTCGACTACTGGGCGGACCGGCTCGACGCACACGGAGTCGGAGTCAAGCGGGGCCGACGGTTCGACGCGCCGTACCTGTCGTTCGACGACGGGGACGGCCAGCCGCTCGAACTCATCGCGTCGGCCGACGATCAGACGACGCGGGACGGACCCGTCCCGTCCGCGTACGCGATCACCGGACTCGACGGCGTGACGCTCGCCTCGACGAGCCCATTCCAGACCGCGAGCGTCGTCGACGCGCTCGGGTTCGATCTCGTCGCCCAGGAGGGCGACCGCGTCCGGTACCGGGCCGATGGACCACGGGGAACGGTGGTCGACGTGCTCGACAGGGAGGTGCCGTTCGGCCGCGAGGGTGCCGGCACCGCCCACCACGTCGCATTTCGGTTCCCGGACGAGGAGGCGCTGGCCGAGTGGCACGAGGTGCTCCTCGACGACGGTCTCGAGCCAACCTACGTGACGGACCGGCACTACTTCCAGTCCGTCTACGTCCGCGAACCCGGCGGGATCCTCGTCGAGTTGGCGACGGACGGACCGGGCGTCGCCGTCGAGGACGAGAGCGACGCGTCGGGCGTCCGGCTCGAACTCCCGCCGTGGCTGGCGGACGACCGGGAGATGATCACGGCACAGCTCCCGCCGCTCGACGGGGAAGGTGGATAG
- a CDS encoding IS5 family transposase produces the protein MASLRRLARMCRDLAKQHVDDPEVPAAPDGAGGYAKWVQIALILYRVELEKSLRETEDYLNEMPGVLAVFELDEAPHYSSFCRWEQEYRMRDLRRLLRASAEQAGWSGEAAIDASGFQRDQTSYHYRDRANYSFQSMKTTILIDVNSLAIKDVHFTTKKAWDGHIGMQVFRRNAEDLRVLSADANYSWSDLREECRSNSTRPLIKHREQTPLQKAHNARMNEDYNQRWMSETGFSQLKEDDGEKLRSRSWHGQFRELTRKCIVHNLTQAAS, from the coding sequence ATGGCATCGCTCAGACGGCTAGCACGGATGTGTCGAGATCTTGCCAAACAGCACGTTGACGACCCGGAAGTACCCGCCGCGCCGGACGGCGCGGGCGGGTACGCGAAATGGGTGCAGATCGCCTTGATTCTGTACCGCGTCGAGTTGGAGAAGAGCCTCCGTGAGACTGAAGACTATCTTAACGAGATGCCCGGTGTCCTCGCCGTGTTCGAACTTGACGAGGCACCGCACTACAGTTCGTTCTGCCGGTGGGAACAAGAGTACCGGATGCGTGACCTGCGCCGCCTGCTCCGCGCTTCGGCGGAGCAGGCGGGCTGGAGTGGTGAAGCCGCGATTGACGCGAGTGGCTTCCAGCGCGATCAAACCAGCTACCACTACCGCGACCGCGCGAATTACTCGTTCCAGTCGATGAAGACGACGATCTTGATCGACGTGAACTCGCTGGCGATCAAGGACGTTCATTTCACGACGAAGAAAGCCTGGGACGGCCACATCGGGATGCAGGTCTTCCGCCGGAACGCGGAAGACCTGCGTGTGTTGTCTGCTGATGCGAACTATTCGTGGAGCGACCTCCGCGAGGAGTGTCGCTCCAACTCAACGCGACCGTTGATCAAGCACAGGGAGCAGACACCGTTGCAGAAGGCCCACAACGCCCGGATGAACGAGGACTACAACCAACGCTGGATGAGCGAGACAGGTTTCTCGCAGTTGAAGGAAGACGACGGCGAGAAGCTCCGCTCCCGGAGCTGGCATGGCCAGTTCCGGGAGCTGACTCGCAAGTGCATCGTGCATAACCTGACGCAGGCGGCGAGTTAG